DNA sequence from the Chitinophagales bacterium genome:
ATAACTCAATGTCTATGATGGATATGAACAAACAGCTAGAGGGTTTATCGGGCGATGACTATGACAAAGCGTTCATTGAGATGATGATCACTCATCACGAGGGAGCTGTTGATATGGCTGAGTTATCAGCCTCACGTGCAAAACACGATGAGATAAAACAACTAAGTCAAGCCATTATTACGGCTCAAGATAAGGAAATTGCGGATATGAAGCAATGGCAGCGAGACTGGGGCTATTCTACTGGCGAAATGAACGATATGATGCACGGTGGGCACTAAAATGAACGACAAAGAGCCACACGAGCAAGCTAAGAGCAGTAAACGTGCA
Encoded proteins:
- a CDS encoding DUF305 domain-containing protein yields the protein MTIALIAIIVAAGFGGYTLGNQNDAKNTNTSVTTEQQSTATDHNSMSMMDMNKQLEGLSGDDYDKAFIEMMITHHEGAVDMAELSASRAKHDEIKQLSQAIITAQDKEIADMKQWQRDWGYSTGEMNDMMHGGH